From Anopheles coluzzii chromosome 3, AcolN3, whole genome shotgun sequence, the proteins below share one genomic window:
- the LOC120958166 gene encoding protein zwilch, whose amino-acid sequence MSDLANVYQLFRSKFEDNDFQYYYPPSYIRSLTECDDKIIFAFRKVQNHILSSEMDAVRPKQSPNSNGSASLDLTGSPLRDVSFEQFEEMNLSKEYHESSVQNLWTIDEETYAPLSTEKARSLLQAFISLECRIGRGSIWVLCCGTDSEQKVLLQLAVNAASNNQRHFTRGVVRFSGVKPSNSITLGQLIDIHLQRAGEGMKFSPKIQIQQWCKLHAQITLRLSWNAMGEGSTFAIERNARVRLSQEFPVNNGAFSRSSPAEYFWQQLQRLAMMRERIMDIRANRESGYARNDVCGEAEMDLEYIKQKVNNILSSFLEVEPVTYNSSTIIDMVSLVQKRKLTDVMERLYDALTLCSSYEDLKAAIDYIFHLSTHSNIVNVPTNGTRFSQLILAMIQDRLAIPLLTGSEPYELLLECGFSKLMNDYRTIFTEAGIYELEFEKLFQPQVTNTRKSRYATGNGPQLDTHHGAPSKRSATQLFQSAAGDERVREKSILLSNFDEDEVKLRLNRLAQVHLLLEHLLLLESAVNVPSIYGRVCELYLGRAPYSYGEVYNRRTDLLEFELDEFMLLRKADHVLPCARRVTMSSANMLQKLETVFYQNVKPILPGRFYPQFECKELDSRHEFWCYEYDRIESL is encoded by the exons ATGAGCGACTTAGCCAACGTGTATCAGCTGTTCCGCAGTAAATTCGAGGACAATGATTTCCAATACTACTACCCACCGTCCTACATCCGTTCGCTGACCGAGTGTGATGATAAGATCATATTCGCCTTCCGCAAG GTGCAAAACCACATCCTCTCCTCGGAGATGGACGCGGTGCGGCCGAAGCAATCGCCGAACAGCAACGGTTCGGCCAGCCTAGACCTGACCGGATCACCGCTGCGGGACGTAAGCTTCGAGCAGTTTGAGGAGATGAACCTTTCCAAGGAGTACCACGAGAGCAGTGTGCAGAACCTGTGGACGATCGACGAGGAAACGTACGCACCGCTCAGCACGGAAAAGGCTCGCTCGCTGCTGCAGGCCTTCATCAGCCTGGAGTGCCGCATCGGGCGGGGCAGCATCTgggtgctgtgctgtggtACGGACAGCGAGCAgaaggtgctgctgcagctggcgGTAAACGCAGCCTCGAACAATCAGCGTCACTTTACGCGCGGAGTGGTGCGGTTCAGTGGCGTGAAGCCATCGAACAGCATTACGCTCGGTCAGCTGATCGACATCCACCTGCAGCGGGCCGGCGAGGGGATGAAGTTTAGTCCCAAAATTCAAATCCAACAGTGGTGCAAGCTGCATGCACAGATTACGCTTCGCCTGAGCTGGAACGCGATGGGCGAGGGGTCCACGTTTGCCATCGAGCGGAATGCGCGGGTCCGCTTGAGCCAAGAGTTCCCGGTGAACAATGGTGCGTTTAGCCGGAGTTCACCGGCCGAGTACTTCTGGCAGCAGCTGCAACGGTTAGCGATGATGAGAGAGCGGATAATGGACATCCGGGCCAACCGGGAGTCGGGCTACGCGCGGAACGATGTCTGCGGCGAAGC CGAAATGGATCTCGAGTACATTAAGCAAAAGGTGAACAATATTCTGTCGTCGTTTTTGGAAGTTGAACCGGTGACGTATAATTCTTCCACGATCATCGACATGGTATCGCTAGTGCAGAAACGCAAGCTTACCGACGTGATGGAGCGACTTTACGATGCATTAACAC tGTGTTCCAGCTATGAAGATTTGAAAGCCGCAATCGATTACATCTTTCATCTATCCACTCATTCCAATATTGTG aacgtACCCACCAATGGTACCCGCTTTTCGCAGCTCATACTTGCCATGATTCAGGACCGACTGGCCATCCCGCTGCTGACCGGCTCGGAACCGTACGAACTGCTGCTGGAGTGCGGTTTCAGCAAGCTCATGAACGACTACCGCACCATCTTCACCGAGGCTGGCATTTACGAGCTGGAGTTTGAGAAGCTCTTCCAACCGCAGGTAACCAACACCCGCAAATCGCGGTACGCAACCGGCAACGGTCCACAGCTCGATACGCACCACGGAGCTCCGAGCAAACGGAGCGCCACGCAGCTCTTTCAGTCGGCGGCGGGCGACGAGCGGGTACGCGAAAAGTCCATCCTGCTGAGCAACTTCGACGAGGACGAGGTAAAGCTACGGCTTAACCGGTTGGCCCAGGTGCATCTGCTGCTGgagcatttgctgctgctggaaagtGCCGTCAATGTGCCATCGATTTatgggcgtgtgtgtgagctgtACCTGGGCAGGGCCCCGTACAGCTACGGCGAGGTGTACAACCGTCGGACCGATCTGCTCGAGTTCGAGCTGGATGAGTTTATGTTGCTGCGCAAGGCCGATCACGTGCTGCCCTGTGCCCGGCGCGTAACGATGTCGTCCGCGAATATGCTGCAAAAGCTGGAGACGGTGTTttaccagaacgtgaaaccgATCCTTCCCGGGCGGTTCTATCCACAGTTTGAGTGTAAGGAGCTCGACAGTAGGCACGAGTTTTGGTGCTACGAGTACGATCGTATTGAGAGTTTGTGA
- the LOC120958167 gene encoding dTTP/UTP pyrophosphatase: protein MLKPILNQIKGKRVVLASGSPRRQELIQNLGIANVQLCPSTFEENLDPAQYSFSDYVAMTALGKVREVYERLSKDDATRPDVVIGADTMVTMDEQMYGKPKTPEHAFEVLKKLVGRTHVVYTGVVIKYHEREVKFTESCNVQFGKATDAQIQAYVDTGEPLDKAGGYGIQGLGGNFVERIEGDYFTVVGLPMYRLSVELCKLFDYLVD, encoded by the exons ATGTTAAAACCTATCCTCAATCAAATCAAAGGAAAGCGGGTGGTACTTGCCAGCGGATCTCCACGGCGGCAGGAGTTGATACAGAATTTG GGCATCGCGAACGTTCAGCTCTGCCCATCGACGTTCGAGGAAAACCTTGACCCAGCGCAATACTCCTTCAGCGACTATGTAGCCATGACGGCCCTCGGCAAGGTGCGGGAAGTGTACGAACGCCTCTCGAAGGATGATGCAACGCGCCCGGACGTGGTGATCGGGGCCGACACGATGGTTACGATGGATGAGCAGATGTACGGCAAGCCAAAGACACCGGAACATGCGTTTGAGGTGTTGAAAAA GCTCGTTGGGCGTACGCACGTTGTCTATACCGGGGTGGTCATAAAGTATCACGAGCGGGAGGTCAAGTTTACCGAATCGTGCAATGTACAGTTTGGTAAAGCGACCGATGCTCAAATACAAGCGTATGTCGACACAGGTGAACCACT gGATAAAGCTGGTGGATACGGCATCCAGGGGTTGGGTGGCAACTTTGTAGAACGAATCGAAGGCGATTATTTCACCGTTGTTGGGTTGCCGATGTACCGACTGTCGGTTGAGCTGTGTAAATTGTTTGACTATCTGGTAGATTGA
- the LOC120958168 gene encoding PRL-1 phosphatase isoform X1 translates to MTTVIMRQKDIRPAPARIEFKGMKFLITDRPSDATILSYIAELKKHNVSIVVRVCEPSYKIEELANHGIIVRDLAFEDGTFPPNEIVMEWFEILKQNFLYRFQEDPEACVAVHCVAGLGRAPVLVALALIELGLKYEAAVELIRDKRRGAINAKQLSYLEKYKPKSRLKHKNGHKNSCCVQ, encoded by the exons ATGACAACCGTCATCATGCGCCAGAAGGACATCAGACCCGCACCGGCGCGGATCGAGTTTAAGGGAATGAAATTCCTGATCACCGATCGGCCCTCGGATGCAACCATTCTATCGTACATTGCT GAGCTGAAAAAACATAACGTCTCGATTGTGGTGCGCGTGTGCGAGCCAAGCTACAAGATCGAGGAGCTGGCCAACCACGGTATCATCGTGCGCGATCTAGCGTTCGAGGATGGTACCTTCCCGCCGAACGAGATCGTGATGGAATGGTTCGAGATCCTGAAGCAAAA CTTTCTGTACAGATTCCAGGAAGATCCGGAAGCGTGCGTGGCGGTCCATTGTGTGGCAGGGCTGGGCCGGGCACCGGTGCTAGTGGCACTGGCTTTGATCGAACTAGGACTTAAGTACGAGGCAGCTGTAGAATTGATTAGAGA TAAACGAAGAGGTGCTATTAATGCCAAACAACTATCTTACCTAGAAAAGTATAAGCCCAAGTCACGGTTAAAGCACAAAAACGGCCACAAGAACTCGTGCTGCGTGCAATAA
- the LOC120958168 gene encoding PRL-1 phosphatase isoform X2, whose product MTTVIMRQKDIRPAPARIEFKGMKFLITDRPSDATILSYIAELKKHNVSIVVRVCEPSYKIEELANHGIIVRDLAFEDGTFPPNEIVMEWFEILKQKFQEDPEACVAVHCVAGLGRAPVLVALALIELGLKYEAAVELIRDKRRGAINAKQLSYLEKYKPKSRLKHKNGHKNSCCVQ is encoded by the exons ATGACAACCGTCATCATGCGCCAGAAGGACATCAGACCCGCACCGGCGCGGATCGAGTTTAAGGGAATGAAATTCCTGATCACCGATCGGCCCTCGGATGCAACCATTCTATCGTACATTGCT GAGCTGAAAAAACATAACGTCTCGATTGTGGTGCGCGTGTGCGAGCCAAGCTACAAGATCGAGGAGCTGGCCAACCACGGTATCATCGTGCGCGATCTAGCGTTCGAGGATGGTACCTTCCCGCCGAACGAGATCGTGATGGAATGGTTCGAGATCCTGAAGCAAAA ATTCCAGGAAGATCCGGAAGCGTGCGTGGCGGTCCATTGTGTGGCAGGGCTGGGCCGGGCACCGGTGCTAGTGGCACTGGCTTTGATCGAACTAGGACTTAAGTACGAGGCAGCTGTAGAATTGATTAGAGA TAAACGAAGAGGTGCTATTAATGCCAAACAACTATCTTACCTAGAAAAGTATAAGCCCAAGTCACGGTTAAAGCACAAAAACGGCCACAAGAACTCGTGCTGCGTGCAATAA